Within Dermacentor variabilis isolate Ectoservices chromosome 8, ASM5094787v1, whole genome shotgun sequence, the genomic segment ACATATTGCGCATACTAGCACCCTATATATTTATTGCTTCATGGCTTCATGGCTAAACTGTtgtaagtcagcgctgtgtgcgtGTCGCTTTCTCGTGTCTCTGTCTGAATCACCAACAATGAACAATGAATCACCAACAAGTCCAAGCTTCCAGGCTAAGGCCGTATGACACTCTGAAACGCTTGGGCAAGTAAGCTTGCACTCATTGCAATTGTGCTAAGCTCTAACTAAGCTACGGGGGTAAAAAGATTTGCCATTCGTCGCGGACGACACGCTTCCTACTTTTGAATCAAATATAAGTTTCATGCTTCGCAAAGTTCACCTAGGGGACCAAGGAATAGTAACTACATGCCGTGTTTAAAGTATAAAAATTGGGAGAATACGAGCATTAAGTAATTATTTTTAAAGCAAATAATTACACTAGACCCTTCCGACTTTGTGTGCACGTTCCCGATAGAGTGGCGCCCGATGGAGTGACCCCCCTGAGGCATGCGTATTGCCCCATTTTCCATGTTGTTTGGGGTGACGAAAAACATTTGTTCGTTACGCCTGCTAACATTCACGCAGCTCTCGGGGGGTGTTGTAATTTGTGCTTAGGGACGCCATTAAAAAACGCGTTTATGCGAAACAATATTGCTTGAACGATACAAACCTTCTGTGACTTTTCGCACTTTTCACAGCTGCGTTCGTACTGTAATCGAGATTAACTACCTTTCCCATCATCGGAGGTTGTGATGATGGCGGCTTTTTAATTTATAAAACGTAGTGAACGCAAGGCGGTGCCTTGATATTTTCTCACGCTGTGCGTATAAGCAGCGAcgtgaaaaaagtcgcagtttcgccggaagAGTGACGCATCCATTCCGATAGCAAACTAGTAGACAGCTACATCAATTAAGGATAGTAGCTtcgtcggccgtataaacttgggaaGATTCGCTCTCGAATTGCCAATCATGGGTCAGCGCGCACAGCATAGATGAGCACGTcacactcgacgaccgcggacactcgctctcAGATCACTGGCTTGAGCAAGCACGGCAGTAGCAGGgcgcgaagtgaccttcgtgctgtctatcgcacGAAGGTcgcacgaatatatatatatatatatatatatatatatatgtgtgtgtgtgtgtgtgtgtgtgtgtgtgtgtgtgtgtgtgtgtgtgtgtgtgtgttacggtTTTTACCGTAATTCAATACTTTACCTAGAACAAAGTGATACAGCAGCAATAGGTGACTGAACAGAAACATGAATACACAGCCCATGTACAATAGTGCAAACAGCGTAAAATAAATGACAATCACACAAATACCATATTTTCACAAATATAacgcgaatttttttctttaacttccaCTTTCAGAACGCGCCTTGCGTTATATTCGGATTCGTGACAAGAACATAAcgcgttctttttcttgttaCTTCAAATTGccacagaaaattagcactataGGCACCACCTCTATCGCAGTGGCTTAAAGAGGCGTGTTCGAACACGCAAAAATCGCTTTGCCCATGTTCCAGTGCCCCGCGAAAACCCCTGAAGTGCTGCATATCATATtggccgcaaataaagacgggaaCAGCGCAagagaacacacaaacacaacacgggcggtaactttcaactggtttattcacggcagcccgtgggcatatatagacaaatagaacatgcgcagaatgcggcaaacaagaacactcatccGCCTGgcggggcaaccaattatcaaaaaaaaatctatttccaattgaaacaacctaatgtaagtgtcactaacacagtcttggcctgtCTAATAACCTTGGTTTCGTGGGGAACGACGCCGTTCCAGTTCACACTGACAAATACTTCAGCAGCGACGACAAGTGACTTGTGCAGGCGcttatacttttctttttcatttcgcgaAGGCAGTTCGCAGTAACGACGCATAAAGCGCCCTGCGGGTGTTCGATTTTATGCGTCGTTATACCTGTTTGCTTGCTTCATGATTTCGCGTTATAATCGCGATATATTTGTATATATGTATTGATCTACTGATATACTGGTATCaatacccagcagctccaccaattgtaaaaggggggtttattcggctcgtagagctgcagcgacaaactcagcaccagcaggtagggcgcagccagcgaacaaactgggtacgagccacgcgatggcaacggggcttttcagcctgccgatcttcttcgtcacaatatgTATTGTTTATTTTCCTGAGAAACAGAAAGTTCCCGCTCGAGTTATATTCGTGGTAGCTCTATTTACGTTCGAATGCGGTACCACCTACGGTACATGCATTAGCCAACGGTTTATGGATCCTTCTTTTATAGTGAACATGTGAGATATTCTGCAGGGATACTTCAAGCAGCTCCAGGTATTAGTTCAGTGTGAGTGGTGTTAGGCATGTTAGCATTTGCGATGCGTAATTTGCACGTCATATGAAAGCGTGGTATTGTGTATCCCTAAACTGGTGCTTTGAAATGACTGTGAGGTATAGCGCATTATAAAGGAACACGAAAGGCAAATATTGAATCAATCTAAAGTGATAGATTCGTGCCTGAGAATCCCTAAGGTGCCAGTCTAAAGTGATAGATTCGTGCTTGAGAATAGCTAAATTTCTAAGGCGTCAATGTTATTGCGAACAGGGCTTTAATAAtccagaaattgaggtaaatgatggacatggttagagactcctccgagacattcaagcacttgcccgatgaggaaagcactcctcagttaaattctggcACTAGCACTCAACCActcattgacaaaaaaaaaaacgtgattgtATTGTACtacaagacgaaataaaatgctgcttaccaagttctatttcttttttagaaaaaagaactcattgaaattacccttgacaacgacgcgggcggccaaaaggtttcgttttcgctcgacacTGTGCGGCCCACGCTTTCACgcttcagcagtttcgttatggCGTAGTGCTCCGCTGGTTttcctggctcgcgaaactcgcacaaactgcaaataGGAGAGAATTCAACTTtcatgtgatgttgcgggatgtCCGAACGGTATACGCCACATGACCAAACAGCAgatgcagcggcgaatccaccgctctgtcttggcttgaTGCTGCCGTCTGTCGGTCGCCGTTTTACTAACAGAAGGCAGGAaggggtggtgatggcgtatgcaacgtcaccagtCCCTGTTTGGCTGGCGGGAGATAGAGTGCTGCGTGTGTCCCGGCGTGTCTTTTTTTGTACCGTCtcttaatcgcgctaccgtacagcCCTTGaagggagatttgaatttcgaaaaaggcattCGCACCCTTCAGGTGCTATTTTCTCGTAAAGGAAGTTCTTTCTTGGCACGAATTCggtttctggaatgatatttaaacagtccacgtcgacttatgattcgcctttagtgtccctttaaatgccGCGCTTGTTCTCAAAAATCAGCTGCCTTACGTAAGTAGCAAGTTTGTTATTGAAACTTTCAGTCACGCCAAGCAAATGATGTCTGAaaacaaattattattcagttgaATCGCTGAATGAAAGGTCATAAGTTGCTCCAAACACACTTTTTCTGCACAGAAACCTTTTAACGTTACAGACCAGCAGACAAGAGTCTGGCAGCTGAATGCGAACCGACTCCTTAACATTAGCTACTACGTGCACACAGGCACCCTTGTGTGAATCGCAGCCAAGTCTAAACTGTGTCGGAACCTTGAACTCCTGAGCCTCGCAAAGATATGGTCTGGCAGCAGGCCTGGACGTTGACGTAGAAAACGTGGGTGAAGAAATACAAATAGCAGGGTCTGGACATGCTAAATGGACGCAACCGTCGACGTCGCTTTGTGGAACAGTGCCATAACCTAATCGAGATAAGACGCGACGAGGCGATATAGCTGGTCGCGCGCTTGTACGACGCCAGCGCGTTGTAGGATTGCCCAAAGATTGGATAGGTTACGAGCACACTGATGCCCCAGAAATTTCTGTTCTCGAGAAGGCCTCGAGAGAGAGACACTGCCATGTCATAAAAAACTCGGTACAAGCTGGTTTCGTCATACCTGTGTGGTCTTCTTTATTCGCAAAGTCAAGCCTGTGTCATGAGGCTGTCCATTTCAGAaaaagctcgttttttttttttttttgaaggcaaGGTGTTGTCAAGGCGCTGTTTTGTTTGCGATGGGCACCAGACTGATCGGCTGCGTTCCTATACGTGCTCAGCTTCTGCATTCGCACAACTGACGAATTTTTCACCAAGGACAGTAATTGACATGACGAGGGAAGGGGAACCGGCTATTGAACCACCTTACGGCAATTTCTGGTGAGGAACATTTGTGAAATTGTTCTGCTTGGCTTCATGCTtccagatgcaaaaaaaaaaagatatcattGAGCACTGCCGGGAGTCAAGGACGTAACAGAAGTGATGGTATTCACAAGTGGAAATAACCGGACAACAAGAAATCTAAGGAAGCGGGACTGTGCAGTTTGTGGGATTTCTAGGATAAACACATGCAGTTGGGCCTTTAGCTGTAGCTCACGCTTGCATTTTGTTGTGaccataaaaataaaaacaaagagcggggggggggggagggggcacctCGTCCACATCAGTTAAAGAGCTCACGTGGAACGTAGATATTTCTCGTTGTTTTTACACTGTTTTCGAAAGAAACGATAACGAACCACTCGTCTTTAAATGTTTCAGAAAACAACAACTTGAACATTGCCACTGCATCGCAGCTTCGAGTGCAagtgtccatttctttttcctcttcAAACGAATGGAAGCATTGACACGTGAAATCTGCAGAGGCAGAGATACCGACTAGGCGTCTTCTCGGAGTAACTCGTGCCGATAACGCGCTTGAGTGATTGCGCAGAGCAAGTGCACGACCTGCACCTTGTCTACACGCGCTTAACTGGGTGGCAACTCGTTCACTGGAGGCAGCTTCCCTGGCGTCGAGGGCTCCTGTTGTGCCTTGTGAGCGAGGAACCGAACCCCGTACCTTAGAGGAGACGTGGAAAACTCATAAGTGAACGTTGCGCTGCCTGCTGTTCGAGGCAGTGATGCAAATGCACGTCATTTTGACTAGATAGAAAGTAGAATCGTGGATCGATAAGAGACGTCTCGGCGAGACGGCGGAGCCCCAAGATGCCCGAGATTGACGTCGCTAGTGTCAGCGGGGACTACGGCAAGTTCCAGAGGAACGTCTACCTCTTCTGTCTTCTCAGAGGAGTTCCCAACGGTCTGCATTATTTCATCTACGTTTTCTTTCTGCCGGAGGTCGATTATTGGTGCGCAAGGCCAGACGGTGCGCTGCGACCGCTGGGAGTACGGTCGGAGCGACTACCGAAGTTCTCTGGTGCAAGAGGTGAGTACACATGCGAAAGCACTTGGTACGTTCGCTTAACCAACAGGAATCACAGATCCCAGTGTAGATGTTCGAACCCTTGTTAAGGTATGTAgtgccccctttttctttttttttcttttttttttgtagcacgaAAGATCGTTCGAGGAGGTAGACGTTAAAAGAGATAGCTCATTCTAAGATGAAGGCTTTATTTGAAAGTAGCGCTACATGCAGCAAATATTTACAAGAACAAGTGAAAAACGCGAAAGGATTGTGTGGGGTAGAAACGTGGTGGGGAAATACCTGGAGTGCGCTTTTTAAAGCCTTCAGCTGAGAGTCAGAGTTGTGATTGGTCTAAGTTCTCTACCTGTGTGGTCAGCTGCAAACATAACACCGACACACCCATTATACGTGTATCAATGTTCTTTGATTAGTGACAGTGCGCTTCTGAAATGAATAAAGGTGAGAAATGACCAGCCGTAGTCAACAACTGGTGTGAAAATTCCAATGCCTAACTGACAATCCACGTGGACCAGAAGCCGGCCTACACTTCATTACCGCCACGCCACAGTCGCTTCTACAGATGGGGGAAGGGCGCGCAGATTATGATGAAAAGGGTCCTTGAGCATTGGCAGTGCGATGACGTCAAAGTCGGCCAGCCTTGCGAAAATACGATGGCACTTGTTTAGAGAAAATAAATTATCTCTACACGTAACGATTACAATTTTTCTTCGCACGAGGACAAATATCATCGCGGCGATACAGTACTAAAGCTTCTTAAAGTACTGTGCGCTATATACATGGCTCGAATCAGTCCCGATAAACGTTCCGTGTCTACGTGGCATACgctatacagggcgtcccagctaactttagttaGAGTTTAAATGTATGCAAATCCCACGAAACAaatgtaatgttgttttccgtcgcttggagatactcaaactatgtGTTTTATCAatgcgcctaattagataattaatcaCAATTagttaaccaacttctcaaatatcataattGGATCAAAATTGTCAATTGAGGTATTCAGgtgcagaaagctgtatcgggaagtttttcatgttgctctacaattttctcattgacaatttcGAACTAATTATGATATTCGAGAAGTGGATTAATTATATCAGACCAATCACCTCATtagatggaatgaaaaaaaattgtttgagtatctccaagcgacgtcaAACAATATtatctttgttctgtccagctgcgtggcattttcatatttttatAATAGGACTAAATTTAACTGGAACAGCCTTCATACATTATTAGCCAGCGAACTGCGAGGACGTGGACGAATGCTCACCTGATTCACACTATTAGGGGATATGAACAAAAGAAGATTTGTATAATTCATGTTGCCCCGTAATGATGTATATACAAGAGGTGAACATTGATGTTGGAGAGCGTGCGCACACGTATATCACGAGTACAAGCGTACCATACAGTAGACGCATTCAGTAAGTTCATGACGTAACAAAAGTGCGCGATATTGCTTGCACACGCGGTCCTCCCGGTAAAGAAGGCATTATTTCTGTCCgacttcggcaaaaaaaaaagaaaaaacattttacCACGTCCTTCACGAAGAACTTCTTATTTAGGCTTCACATGTTTAAAACTTTTTTCTCTCAGAATAAACTGTACAGATGCTTACCTTTCAAACTGTACTTAATTTGTAGATATCAGGGAAACACATGAGTGATGTGTTCCAAGAGACTGTTCGTCgccattttcttttaatttaagtGAATGACATGGTAAGACACCCGCCTTGATAGCCCAGCGGCTGTGGCTTGCACGAATGAGCGCGAGGTCGTCGGTTCGATCCCCGAACCCGCGTTCCAACTGGGGCGGAATGTAAGGACACCTCGTGCACCGTGTTTGGGTGCACTTTAAGCGTGACAGATGTCAAGGTCGTCAAAATAAGCGAGAACGTGCccagctacggcgtgcctcataatcaggtccaGGTTTTGACgcgtaaaattccataattttTTATGTATTTAGGAATACCTCATAGGCCTGCAGAGAGGCAGTGAGTGAGGGAAGTGTGTGGGTTCATTTCAACACTTGACATTTCTGGTACAAAACGTTGGCAAGTAAAATATAATCGCGCAATGTAATGTAATATGGCATGACAAactgtgaacaaaaaaaaaaccgcaacGCAGAAATCTAAAGCACTCGAAGAGGAAAATTATCGCTACCGATATTACCAAATGGCATTTAAGTATACAGTTCCCACTCTCTCTAAAAtaaactaatgaaaaaaaaagcaagaaagagcaaAGACGGCAGTTGAAAGAGGACAATGACACATTACCGGCTTTCCAAAAGTGTGTGTACGCGCACAGTTCGCACAGTGTTAATAAAAACAGTAAAAGGTAGCAACATAACTAATAACACTGGAAAAGATCAAAATGACGCGTCATCGGACTTACAAGTAAGTATATATGCGCTCACGGTTTGTCAAAAAACAAGATCAATCGGTTCTGAGCAAGAAACTGTTTGACTAGGTCATTACGGAATGCATCATGATTCGTAAGTGAGACAACATCATTGGAGAGGCTGTTCTAGCGGCGGATAGCACGTGACAGTGGCTAAAAGTTAAACGCCGGTGTCACACCATATAGGCGGACACAGGTCAAGTTGTTTAATCGGAGCGATCTGAACATGTGACGTTTCGCGCATCGCAGGAATCAACAATCACGGCGAATGATTTTATGATACTTATAAcgcgcacgggtaacagcgtcagcagagacacggcgcccgaccgggcctttacaattaacatcagaggcgcacaatgggtttcctttgacgaaaacctgggaagcgatcacgacataatccgagtagcgctcctcacgcccaacatacggataacaataggaatgactaaattaactgactggcctcgttatagagaactccagagaccactggaggagtcggatacagGCCCCGACCAAAATGCGAGGatggactgaattccttcgacgagcacacggggacaccactaaagccattgagcgtacagcggagttgccggtgatagactctcacctggtcagcctgtgggaagagaggcggaaactggccaagaggtggaaaagacaacgtctaaacaaacacctgagacagcgcatcgctctcttggcagagcaagcccaaggccacgccaacgagctcgctaaaaacgagtgggcgacattctgtggaaccctatcaggaactctgggaacgaccaatacgtggcgaatactacgaagcatgatAGACCCGgtgagcacgcgtactgagaataacaagaagctccaaattatatcagacaacttcgagggtaccAGACCAAGATCTAGTCCATGCTCTTCAGGAAAAGTACGtaggaccctcacctgccacgggatCGTCATACGCGAAGCGGCAATACGCGGGGGAGacgaaccctaaattagacgaagaaataacgtacgcggaagggtatgaggcggcacaatccgcagttaaaaactcggcaccgggcccagactcgatcacaaatgcaatgattcgaaacgtggattcggtagccctagtgaaaataacaaagattttcaatagcgagtgctgggccaaaggagacttgccccaagagtggaaattggctgAAATAATCATAATCCCCAAACcaaaaaaagaatccctcgattgatacactacggccggcgtcgctcacgtcctgcctgtgcaagctctatgaaagggttatccatagcagattgccGCGATACCTGGAAGAGTGGAGCTGGTTCCCgcggactccatgataggattttgcacgggtttatcttgccaggacgcgttcctcctacttagagacgaaattctaactaatataccgcacggcgacgagagactagtcctagcactagacttcaaaggagccttcgacaacgtctctcacgccgcaatattagaggaactcgaactcgcgggttgtggtgagcgcacatacaattacttaagagcgtttctttccaaccgcgaggcgagcatcagtacTGGCCAAATCACTTCtgatttatttaaaatgcttgacagaggaacacctcaaggagctatgttatctcctcttctcttcaacatggcgacgtgtcgcctcgcgcgcgatctagatcggatacccgacctaggttacacgctctacacggacgacatcacgctgtggacgagcagaggttcactataggggataaggaatatacgctccaaagcgcagtattagcgctGGAGAAATTTTCTTcgtggagtggcctgaagtgcgcacccgaaaaatctgaggtcatccgGATACACCCGAAAGcctacaaatccagaggatcgattaacatcgtggttgagggtcaatcagtccgagaggtacccacgatgcgagtcctgggtttgtggcttcagagcgacgggagagcactacagacactcaagaccctcaaatccacagcccacaagatagcccaaatgatacgtcgcgtgacgtatcggaaagtgggaatgcgagaagacgataccctaaggctcgtacaggccttagtggttagtcgaatcacgtatggcttaccgtaccaaatcctgaacagggaggaggaaaagcaggctaacacagtaatccgaaccgctttcaaagctgctatGGGCCTGCCTAAGTGTACTTCAATGGAGCGCAtattagctttgggagtgcacaatactttcgacgaactgaggcaggccaccctgatgcgacataggtagcgcctcagcttcacaaagagtggtagggcaatattggctaggctcaatatcccagcataccccatttaccTCACAGAGCAGGCTGTACATCTCCCTCCTttgatgagatccaaaattacagtagccccaattccaaagaatatgcatcccgagtacaacaaagaaaggcgcaaagcacgcgcacaacccattcaatcagcgtactctaataaccacaGGTACAACACGTAcgacacggacgcagctgtgtatgcagaggcgaccgggcagcgctaccaaaggaggtacgccctggcaatcgtgaacgcgatcagccaacagcaaattaccgcgtcggccacggcgggatcccccacctcggctgaactATTAGCAGTGAcaatcgcactcgctcac encodes:
- the LOC142590220 gene encoding uncharacterized protein LOC142590220, yielding MPEIDVASVSGDYGKFQRNVYLFCLLRGVPNGLHYFIYVFFLPEVDYWCARPDGALRPLGVRSERLPKFSGARVGPGVRPSVDAKPGADGHDERNAHRHAGVVTGRHVGILEGAHSATKTFGDTIALA